One genomic region from Aggregicoccus sp. 17bor-14 encodes:
- a CDS encoding DMT family transporter — MTLSSGALLLTLAASTAWGGFDATRKLLTRTPGTGALALAALLALGQLPFFLLWLALPGGARLPGLAYAPEALGSIGFNLVGTLLFLQAVRTSPLSHTIPFLSFSPVFSVLLSALLLAELPGPLQLAGVGLIVLGAFLLNLAPEDLALPSRLLRGLTRERGSLLMLATALLWALGAIFDKRALRHATAPVHAVVVALGFGLTLLGVLWVRGELSQLRPVRRSPGLLGVTLAFAAAAQGLQLLALPQVLVSLFEALKRCIGMALALVNGAWLFGEPVTARKLAATALMGAGVVLVLA, encoded by the coding sequence GTGACCCTCTCCTCTGGCGCGCTGCTCCTCACGCTCGCGGCCTCCACGGCCTGGGGCGGCTTCGATGCGACGCGCAAGCTGCTCACCCGCACGCCCGGCACCGGTGCGCTCGCGCTCGCGGCGCTGCTCGCGCTGGGGCAGCTGCCCTTCTTCCTGCTCTGGCTCGCGCTGCCGGGCGGCGCGCGCCTGCCGGGGCTGGCCTACGCGCCCGAGGCGCTGGGCAGCATCGGCTTCAACCTGGTGGGCACCCTGCTCTTCCTGCAGGCGGTGCGCACCTCGCCGCTCAGCCACACCATCCCCTTCCTCTCCTTCAGCCCCGTGTTCAGCGTGCTGCTGTCCGCGCTGCTGCTCGCGGAGCTGCCGGGGCCGCTGCAGCTCGCGGGCGTGGGGCTCATCGTGCTGGGCGCCTTCCTGCTCAACCTCGCGCCCGAGGACCTCGCCCTCCCCTCGCGCCTGCTGCGCGGGCTCACCCGCGAGCGCGGCAGCCTGCTGATGCTCGCCACCGCGCTGCTGTGGGCGCTGGGGGCCATCTTCGACAAGCGCGCGCTGCGCCATGCCACCGCGCCCGTGCACGCGGTGGTGGTGGCGCTGGGCTTCGGGCTCACGCTGCTCGGGGTGCTCTGGGTGCGCGGGGAGCTCTCGCAGCTGCGTCCCGTGCGCCGGAGCCCGGGGCTGCTCGGGGTGACGCTCGCGTTCGCGGCGGCCGCGCAGGGGCTGCAGCTGCTCGCGCTGCCGCAGGTGCTGGTGAGCCTGTTCGAGGCGCTCAAGCGCTGCATCGGGATGGCGCTCGCGCTGGTGAACGGGGCGTGGCTGTTCGGCGAGCCGGTGACGGCGCGCAAGCTCGCGGCCACGGCGCTGATGGGCGCGGGCGTGGTGCTGGTGCTCGCGTAG
- a CDS encoding response regulator, whose product MKTVLVVDDEFALLEALATLLLDEGYRVLTASNGQQALERMAEERPHLVLTDWMMPLMDGLKLISTLKANPAYASVPILLMSAVDAAKTRTQHPDVPFIQKPFDVDDLVSRVRELVQTAPP is encoded by the coding sequence ATGAAGACGGTGCTGGTGGTCGACGACGAGTTCGCGCTCCTCGAGGCGCTCGCCACGCTGCTGCTGGACGAGGGCTACCGGGTGCTCACCGCGAGCAACGGCCAGCAGGCCCTGGAGCGCATGGCCGAGGAGCGCCCGCACCTGGTGCTCACCGACTGGATGATGCCGCTGATGGACGGCCTGAAGCTCATCAGCACGCTCAAGGCGAACCCCGCCTACGCGAGCGTCCCCATCCTGCTGATGAGCGCGGTGGACGCCGCCAAGACGCGCACCCAGCACCCGGACGTGCCCTTCATCCAGAAGCCCTTCGACGTGGACGACCTCGTCAGCCGCGTGCGCGAGCTGGTGCAGACAGCGCCGCCCTGA
- a CDS encoding redoxin domain-containing protein, with protein sequence MLAPGTLAPRFRVFSTHGTRVSLADFRGQRLVLCFFPRAFGAAGLRETRALRDSAVALEAAGVALLGVSADTYSRACDFARAERLAFPLVADPEGHVCRDYGARSSLWPLTHSARALTYVLDEAGRVERAFPGAAGAEAALAFLKLPREVQPVRSLRALPSPAPLAVLEPTATAAAALLRRAVSGAVSGNAGSASSGAALRPALRVVRPV encoded by the coding sequence ATGCTCGCACCCGGCACGCTCGCTCCCCGCTTCCGCGTCTTCTCGACGCACGGCACGCGTGTGAGCCTCGCGGACTTCCGGGGCCAGCGGCTGGTGCTCTGCTTCTTCCCGCGCGCCTTCGGGGCCGCGGGACTGCGGGAAACCCGCGCCCTCCGCGACAGCGCTGTCGCACTCGAGGCCGCGGGCGTCGCGCTGCTCGGCGTGTCGGCCGACACGTACTCGCGCGCGTGCGACTTCGCGCGCGCCGAGCGCCTCGCGTTTCCGCTGGTGGCGGACCCCGAGGGCCACGTGTGCCGGGACTACGGCGCGCGCTCGTCCCTGTGGCCGCTCACCCACAGCGCGCGGGCGCTCACCTACGTGCTGGACGAGGCAGGGCGCGTGGAGCGCGCCTTCCCCGGCGCGGCCGGTGCGGAGGCGGCGCTCGCCTTCCTGAAGCTGCCGCGCGAGGTGCAGCCCGTGCGCAGCCTGCGCGCCCTGCCCTCGCCCGCGCCGCTCGCAGTGCTGGAGCCCACGGCCACGGCGGCCGCGGCGCTGCTGCGGCGCGCGGTGTCCGGTGCGGTGTCCGGAAACGCGGGCAGCGCCTCGAGTGGCGCTGCGCTGCGCCCCGCCCTGCGGGTCGTGCGCCCGGTCTAG
- a CDS encoding S9 family peptidase, which translates to MDYRRLFLGLGAALAVFGVLHFAKGSAPDDPAACRGPRLGSPEAREAAREKGYWIDPRYDCIGAEAADATDRVNALVAQAQQEVQAEKAAAAADTRTLAERRRDYRTRVSQASPHPSPLPTPPPALFVRTDYPREGLTALPAYVTPAPEDGRKHPAILWLTGGDSASLDDFWTPGRDDDDQSAHAFREAGLVMMFPTLRGGNLDPGPREYFLGEVDDVLAAAEHLARLPYVDASRIYLGGHSTGGTLALLAAESSGRFKAVFAFGPVARVDRYPQALVPVDFRHLAEQEAALRSPIHWLGHIASPTYLVEGQEPPSNARDLEELCREGTSPLVHCIRASGLNHFSVLARVTRVVAARLAVEPSGVDFQLRPEEFEGGDGGVAGPSARQTP; encoded by the coding sequence ATGGACTACAGACGCCTCTTCCTGGGCCTGGGGGCGGCGCTGGCCGTCTTCGGCGTCCTGCACTTCGCGAAGGGCAGCGCCCCCGATGACCCCGCCGCGTGCCGGGGCCCGCGGCTCGGCAGCCCCGAGGCACGCGAGGCCGCGCGCGAGAAGGGCTACTGGATCGACCCGCGCTACGACTGCATCGGCGCGGAGGCCGCGGACGCGACCGACCGCGTGAATGCCCTGGTGGCGCAGGCGCAGCAGGAGGTGCAGGCCGAGAAGGCCGCGGCCGCCGCCGACACCCGCACCCTCGCCGAGCGCCGCAGGGACTACCGGACCCGCGTCTCGCAGGCCTCGCCCCATCCCTCGCCCCTGCCTACGCCCCCGCCCGCGCTGTTCGTGCGCACGGACTACCCGCGCGAGGGCCTCACCGCGCTGCCCGCGTACGTGACGCCGGCACCGGAGGACGGCCGCAAGCACCCGGCCATCCTCTGGCTCACCGGGGGAGACTCCGCCTCGCTCGACGACTTCTGGACCCCGGGCCGCGACGACGACGATCAATCGGCGCATGCGTTCCGCGAGGCCGGGCTCGTGATGATGTTCCCCACCTTGCGCGGCGGGAACCTGGACCCCGGCCCCCGGGAGTACTTCCTCGGCGAGGTGGACGACGTGCTCGCCGCGGCCGAGCACCTCGCGCGCCTGCCCTACGTGGACGCGAGCCGCATCTACCTCGGGGGCCACAGCACCGGGGGCACGCTCGCGCTGCTCGCCGCCGAGAGCAGCGGCCGCTTCAAGGCGGTGTTCGCCTTCGGTCCCGTCGCCCGCGTGGACCGCTATCCCCAGGCGCTGGTGCCGGTGGACTTCCGCCACCTCGCCGAGCAGGAGGCTGCGCTGCGCTCGCCCATCCACTGGCTGGGCCACATCGCGAGCCCCACCTACCTCGTCGAGGGGCAGGAGCCGCCCTCGAACGCGCGCGACCTCGAGGAGCTGTGCCGCGAGGGCACGAGCCCGCTCGTGCACTGTATCCGGGCTTCGGGGCTGAACCATTTCAGTGTCCTCGCGCGGGTCACGCGCGTGGTGGCGGCCCGGCTGGCCGTGGAGCCCTCGGGCGTGGACTTCCAGCTGCGCCCCGAGGAGTTCGAGGGCGGCGATGGCGGCGTGGCCGGGCCCAGTGCCCGCCAGACCCCCTGA
- a CDS encoding protein kinase produces the protein MRARGEASGTLLFSQGPAAASPRARAGLGARLTPGERLGSYRVLRVLGEGGMGRVYLAEHALIGKRVALKLLHAHLASDAGLVERFLREARAVSRIQHPNVVQVFDLDLRDGRPYLVMEYLEGESLDVHARGAPLPPARAVALLGQVCEALAAAHACGIIHRDLKPANVLVLPAEGGAPPRVKLLDFGIAKQLGRAPGEPSTLGGLVLGTPEFMAPEQGAEEPVDARTDLYAAGVMGYLLLTGRLPFTGSHAAEVLLAHLQHTPPPAHALAPAVPEALSRVLQRAMARRPGERYGSALELKRALEAACVPAHFFARVLTASSGAQDERLACERVGRSGLLLRTERAPPPLFSQVALLLQLPGGELPCTGQVVRHVTAEQARTWGMAAGYGVELRDATPALLEALARLLSGERLAPPMAPGPAPRESAEAERCLRDFRRRLQGSHYAVLGVPPNAGQEALRDAARACRRTLEPLLSGPLSAAQRTQVEGTLERVSRALHVLGHPERRVDYDAGLGNLEGVARCLAEGLTVSQLEQARRRHLSEARRAAEPSERALAAARSLEAAGQRAAALLSCEEALRHDPLHLELLRLWRALRLRTSAPPAA, from the coding sequence GTGCGCGCCCGCGGCGAGGCGAGCGGCACGCTGCTCTTCTCGCAGGGCCCCGCGGCCGCCTCTCCCCGCGCGCGCGCGGGGCTCGGCGCAAGGCTCACTCCGGGAGAGCGGCTCGGCAGCTACCGCGTGCTGCGCGTGCTGGGGGAGGGCGGCATGGGCCGCGTGTACCTCGCCGAGCACGCGCTGATCGGCAAGCGCGTGGCGCTCAAGCTGCTGCACGCGCACCTCGCCTCGGACGCGGGGCTGGTGGAGCGCTTCCTGCGCGAGGCGCGCGCCGTGAGCCGCATCCAGCACCCCAACGTGGTGCAGGTGTTCGACCTGGACCTGCGCGACGGCCGCCCCTACCTCGTCATGGAGTACCTGGAGGGCGAGAGCCTCGATGTCCACGCGCGCGGCGCGCCGCTGCCGCCCGCGCGCGCCGTGGCCCTGCTGGGCCAGGTGTGCGAGGCGCTCGCCGCCGCGCACGCCTGCGGCATCATCCACCGCGACCTCAAGCCCGCCAACGTGCTCGTGCTGCCCGCGGAGGGCGGGGCGCCCCCGCGGGTGAAGCTGCTGGACTTCGGCATCGCGAAGCAGCTGGGGCGCGCGCCCGGTGAGCCGAGCACGCTCGGGGGCCTGGTGCTGGGCACCCCCGAGTTCATGGCCCCCGAGCAGGGCGCGGAGGAGCCCGTGGATGCGCGCACGGACCTCTACGCGGCCGGGGTGATGGGCTACCTGCTGCTCACCGGGCGGCTGCCCTTCACCGGCAGCCACGCCGCCGAGGTGCTGCTCGCGCACCTGCAGCACACCCCGCCCCCGGCCCACGCGCTCGCGCCCGCGGTGCCCGAGGCGCTCTCGCGGGTGCTGCAGCGGGCGATGGCGCGCAGGCCCGGCGAGCGCTACGGCTCGGCGCTCGAGCTCAAGCGCGCGCTGGAGGCCGCGTGCGTGCCCGCGCACTTCTTCGCCCGGGTGCTGACGGCGAGCAGCGGCGCGCAGGACGAGCGGCTCGCCTGCGAGCGGGTGGGGCGCAGCGGGCTGCTGCTGCGCACCGAGCGCGCGCCGCCGCCGCTCTTCTCCCAGGTGGCGCTGCTGCTGCAGCTGCCGGGCGGCGAGCTGCCCTGCACGGGGCAGGTGGTGCGCCACGTGACGGCGGAGCAGGCGCGCACCTGGGGCATGGCCGCCGGCTACGGCGTGGAGCTGCGCGATGCGACGCCCGCGCTGCTCGAGGCCCTCGCGCGGCTGCTCTCCGGAGAGCGCCTGGCGCCGCCCATGGCCCCCGGGCCCGCGCCGCGCGAGAGCGCCGAGGCCGAGCGCTGCCTGCGCGACTTCCGCCGCCGGCTGCAGGGCTCGCACTACGCGGTGCTCGGCGTGCCCCCCAACGCGGGCCAGGAGGCGCTGCGCGACGCGGCGCGCGCCTGCCGCCGCACGCTGGAGCCGCTGCTCTCCGGCCCCCTCTCCGCCGCGCAGCGCACCCAGGTGGAGGGGACGCTCGAGCGCGTGAGCCGGGCGCTGCACGTGCTGGGGCACCCCGAGCGCCGCGTGGACTACGACGCGGGCCTGGGCAACCTCGAGGGCGTGGCGCGCTGCCTCGCCGAGGGGCTCACCGTGAGCCAGCTGGAGCAGGCGCGCCGCCGCCACCTCTCCGAGGCCCGCCGGGCGGCCGAGCCCAGCGAGCGCGCGCTCGCGGCCGCACGCTCGCTGGAGGCCGCCGGCCAGCGCGCCGCCGCGCTGCTCAGCTGCGAGGAGGCCCTGCGCCACGACCCGCTGCACCTCGAGCTGCTGCGCCTCTGGCGCGCCCTGCGCCTGCGCACGAGCGCCCCGCCTGCTGCATGA
- a CDS encoding PilZ domain-containing protein, whose amino-acid sequence MTILPEPYPRSRQHYRVACHLPVRVRNAWRAVEGRCRDLSLQGMLLMPGAEGGNALLPVGESVDLLLELPVGGPGPVRVCGEVRYHCALPEGQPAVGILFTNMAEGHLARLRRFLEAAEQLRGS is encoded by the coding sequence ATGACGATCCTCCCCGAGCCCTACCCGCGCAGCCGCCAGCACTACCGGGTGGCGTGCCACCTGCCCGTGCGGGTGCGCAACGCGTGGCGCGCGGTGGAGGGGCGCTGCCGCGACCTGAGCCTGCAGGGGATGCTGCTGATGCCGGGGGCCGAGGGTGGCAATGCGCTGCTGCCGGTGGGCGAGAGCGTGGACCTGCTGCTGGAGCTGCCCGTGGGAGGGCCCGGCCCGGTGCGCGTGTGCGGCGAGGTCCGCTATCACTGCGCGCTGCCGGAGGGGCAGCCCGCGGTGGGCATCCTCTTCACCAACATGGCCGAGGGGCACCTCGCGCGGCTGCGCCGCTTCCTCGAGGCCGCCGAGCAGCTGCGCGGCAGCTGA
- a CDS encoding DUF5985 family protein: protein MAEAVYVLCALTSAAVAALLLRGYRHSGHRLLFWSGLCFVALFLNNLFLVLDKMVFPTADLSLVRTVFALLGVGTLLFGLIWEAD, encoded by the coding sequence ATGGCTGAAGCGGTCTACGTCCTGTGCGCCCTCACCTCCGCCGCCGTCGCGGCGCTGCTCTTGCGCGGCTACAGGCACAGCGGCCACCGGCTCCTCTTCTGGAGCGGGCTGTGCTTCGTGGCGCTCTTCCTCAACAACCTCTTCCTCGTGCTGGACAAGATGGTGTTCCCCACCGCGGACCTCAGCCTGGTGCGCACCGTCTTCGCCCTGCTGGGCGTGGGCACGCTGCTCTTCGGCCTCATCTGGGAGGCGGACTAG
- a CDS encoding DUF1501 domain-containing protein: MELTRRTALLNLLFGAGAVGLRALATGVPASLLLRPLSARAEEPSGVCPPAGKAQYLVFCTSDSGDPLNANVPGTYAFADIAHPPDPGMAKTSLTLAGKATEAAAPWAGLPQGLLDRTCFFHHATLANNHPQQPKVMRLMGSTRRSEMFVSVYARELSACLQTVQREPVAVGASGVGELLSYEGRTLPKLSPSGLRDALLSPAGPLTNLQKLRDQDLDRLNALFKQEGTSAQRAMLDRMAQSQREARNISQALLDNLSSITGDDTNNQMLAAAALIKMNVSPVVSVHISFGGDNHTDANLQGEATRTISGVASIASLYARLTELGLQDQVTFAAMNVFGRTLKKKGTAGRDHWSNHHCTVMIGKGLKGSVVGGLKPMSGDYGAMAIDSRTGAGQDGADIAFGDTLGAVGKTLGTALGVSAAAVDENISTGKVVGAALA; this comes from the coding sequence ATGGAACTCACCCGACGGACGGCCCTGCTCAACCTCCTCTTCGGCGCGGGCGCCGTGGGCCTGCGCGCGCTCGCCACCGGCGTGCCCGCCTCGCTCCTGCTGCGCCCGCTCTCCGCGCGCGCCGAGGAGCCCAGCGGCGTGTGCCCTCCGGCCGGCAAGGCCCAGTACCTCGTCTTCTGCACCTCGGACTCCGGCGACCCGCTGAATGCGAACGTGCCCGGCACCTACGCCTTCGCGGACATCGCGCACCCGCCGGACCCCGGCATGGCGAAGACGTCCCTCACGCTCGCGGGCAAGGCCACCGAGGCCGCCGCACCCTGGGCCGGGCTCCCGCAGGGCCTGCTGGACCGCACCTGCTTCTTCCACCACGCGACCCTCGCCAACAACCACCCGCAGCAGCCCAAGGTGATGCGCCTGATGGGCAGCACCCGGCGCTCCGAGATGTTCGTCTCGGTGTACGCGCGCGAGCTCTCCGCGTGCCTGCAGACGGTGCAGCGCGAGCCGGTGGCGGTGGGCGCCTCGGGCGTGGGCGAGCTGCTCTCCTACGAGGGCCGCACCCTGCCCAAGCTCAGCCCCAGTGGCCTTCGCGACGCGCTGCTCAGCCCCGCAGGGCCCCTCACCAACCTGCAGAAGCTGCGCGACCAGGACCTGGACCGGCTCAACGCGCTCTTCAAGCAGGAGGGCACCAGCGCCCAGCGCGCGATGCTCGACCGCATGGCGCAGAGCCAGCGCGAGGCGCGCAACATCTCGCAGGCGCTCCTGGACAACCTCTCCAGCATCACCGGCGACGACACGAACAACCAGATGCTCGCCGCCGCGGCGCTCATCAAGATGAACGTGAGCCCGGTGGTCAGCGTGCACATCTCGTTCGGCGGGGACAACCACACGGACGCGAACCTGCAGGGCGAGGCCACGCGCACCATCTCCGGCGTGGCGAGCATCGCGAGCCTCTACGCGCGCCTCACCGAGCTCGGCCTGCAGGACCAGGTGACCTTCGCGGCGATGAACGTGTTCGGCCGCACCCTGAAGAAGAAGGGCACCGCGGGGCGCGACCACTGGAGCAACCACCACTGCACCGTGATGATCGGCAAGGGGCTCAAGGGCAGCGTGGTGGGCGGCCTCAAGCCCATGTCCGGCGACTACGGCGCCATGGCCATCGACTCGCGCACCGGCGCCGGGCAGGACGGCGCGGACATCGCCTTCGGCGACACGCTGGGCGCGGTGGGCAAGACCCTGGGCACCGCGCTGGGCGTGAGCGCCGCGGCGGTGGACGAGAACATCAGCACCGGCAAGGTGGTGGGCGCCGCGCTCGCCTGA
- a CDS encoding response regulator has translation MGLRTSEPTRILLVDDDAKGLAALEATLAPLQQILVPAHSGREALRQLLHHDFAAIILDVMLPDLDGFETARLIRDRERSRQTPILFLTALGRSELPEMRAYAVGAVDVLFKPADPDILRSKVSVFVDLHHKTVLARRQQEALHEAQAREHERALAEAARRLEMERALAREQVLREEMRALRLREGLFSLTSQELKLTVGALTLELGHALGRAQDLPEPARVPREELLATLGSLEHPTRRLDVLVDNLLDLSRLGAGQRELELELADMDLAALAREVAAHFHEPLARSGRPLALRLPEGGLRGRWDRRRLEQVATALLGHALRHGEGGAVALELAHTEGGEVQLCVRHAGRAPEDPGPVLDAELPPDPARSDALALWLAHHLLRRLGGRLEIEPDGAAGEAGGAAGGGPGVTLRARLPADGAAPAEKV, from the coding sequence ATGGGGCTGCGCACGAGCGAGCCGACACGCATCCTGCTCGTCGACGACGACGCGAAGGGCCTCGCTGCGCTCGAGGCCACGCTCGCGCCGCTGCAGCAGATCCTGGTGCCCGCGCACAGCGGGCGCGAGGCGCTGCGCCAGCTGCTGCACCACGACTTCGCCGCCATCATCCTGGACGTGATGCTGCCGGACCTGGACGGCTTCGAGACGGCGCGGCTCATCCGCGACCGCGAGCGCAGCCGGCAGACCCCCATCCTCTTCCTCACCGCGCTGGGGCGCTCGGAGCTGCCGGAGATGCGCGCCTACGCGGTGGGCGCGGTGGACGTGCTGTTCAAGCCCGCGGACCCGGACATCCTGCGCTCCAAGGTCTCGGTGTTCGTGGACCTGCACCACAAGACGGTGCTCGCGCGCCGCCAGCAGGAGGCGCTGCACGAGGCGCAGGCGCGCGAGCACGAGCGCGCGCTCGCCGAGGCCGCGCGCCGGCTGGAGATGGAGCGGGCGCTCGCGCGCGAGCAGGTGCTGCGCGAGGAGATGCGCGCGCTGCGGCTGCGCGAGGGGCTCTTCTCGCTCACGAGCCAGGAGCTGAAGCTCACCGTGGGCGCGCTCACGCTGGAGCTGGGCCACGCGCTGGGCCGCGCCCAGGACCTGCCGGAGCCCGCGCGGGTGCCGCGCGAGGAGCTGCTCGCCACGCTGGGCTCGCTCGAGCACCCCACGCGCCGGCTGGACGTGCTGGTGGACAACCTGCTGGACCTCAGCCGCCTGGGCGCGGGGCAGCGCGAGCTGGAGCTGGAGCTCGCGGACATGGACCTCGCGGCGCTGGCGCGCGAGGTGGCCGCGCACTTCCACGAGCCGCTCGCGCGCAGCGGCCGTCCGCTCGCGCTGCGCCTGCCGGAGGGCGGGCTGCGCGGGCGCTGGGATCGCCGGCGCCTGGAGCAGGTGGCCACCGCGCTGCTCGGCCACGCGCTGCGCCACGGCGAGGGTGGGGCGGTGGCGCTCGAGCTCGCACACACCGAAGGGGGCGAGGTGCAGCTGTGCGTGCGCCACGCGGGCCGCGCGCCCGAGGACCCCGGCCCGGTGCTCGACGCGGAGCTGCCGCCGGACCCCGCCCGCTCGGACGCGCTCGCGCTGTGGCTCGCCCACCATCTGCTGCGCCGGCTCGGCGGACGGCTGGAGATCGAGCCCGATGGCGCGGCCGGAGAGGCCGGAGGCGCAGCGGGCGGCGGCCCAGGCGTCACCTTGCGGGCACGTCTGCCGGCGGATGGGGCGGCACCCGCAGAAAAGGTTTGA
- a CDS encoding RAD55 family ATPase: protein MDLKAEPRVEPRAELTERVHTGVPGLDAVLGGGLLRGGVYIVTGTPGTGKTLLANQVAFAQAREGGRCLYVTLLAESHARMMAYLRPLAFFDPERVPHDVYYVSAFRTLEEGGLAGLLELLRRETRQHGTRLLVLDGLIQAEETAGSAREFKKFVHELQTFSDLTRCTVLLLTHPHTPDVLPPGAGPQSPEQTMVDGILELRQQLGDGREAGARSLTVRKFRGSATLPGSHLLSIRDSGVRVWPRLEACAPRTPPPGDGSARVHLGVPSLDAMLPEGVSAGSLTLVLGASGAGKTLLGLHFLAEGLARGEPGLLFNFEEPPLPLQRKAQRLGLQLGEGFAHLWQAPVDDTLDALAERLLEAVERLGTRRLVLDGLGGLQAAEGGAQRLGTFLPALVQVLRHRGVTTLLTAPSSFAGATGAELPVLPAVSGLADNAVVLRLLEHHAHTRRLVSVLKVRDAGFDAAVREFRIGARGLEVSTPLEGSEALLAGLTREPSLPAPGAESAPELP, encoded by the coding sequence GTGGACCTGAAGGCCGAGCCCAGGGTCGAGCCCAGGGCCGAGCTCACCGAGCGCGTGCACACGGGCGTGCCCGGCCTGGACGCGGTGCTGGGCGGGGGGCTGCTGCGCGGCGGCGTGTACATCGTCACCGGCACGCCCGGCACCGGCAAGACGCTGCTCGCGAACCAGGTGGCCTTCGCCCAGGCGCGCGAGGGCGGGCGCTGCCTCTACGTCACGCTGCTGGCCGAGAGCCACGCGCGGATGATGGCGTACCTGCGGCCGCTCGCCTTCTTCGACCCCGAGCGCGTCCCGCACGACGTGTACTACGTGAGCGCCTTCCGCACGCTGGAGGAGGGCGGGCTCGCCGGGCTGCTCGAGCTGCTGCGCCGCGAGACGCGCCAGCACGGCACCCGCCTGCTGGTGCTGGACGGGCTCATCCAGGCGGAGGAGACGGCCGGCAGCGCGCGCGAGTTCAAGAAGTTCGTGCACGAGCTGCAGACCTTCTCGGACCTCACCCGCTGCACCGTGCTGCTGCTCACCCACCCGCACACCCCGGACGTGCTCCCGCCGGGCGCGGGCCCCCAGTCCCCCGAGCAGACCATGGTGGACGGCATCCTCGAGCTGCGCCAGCAGCTGGGGGACGGGCGCGAGGCGGGCGCGCGCTCGCTCACCGTGCGCAAGTTCCGCGGCAGCGCCACGCTGCCCGGCAGCCACCTGCTCTCCATCCGCGACAGCGGCGTGCGCGTGTGGCCGCGGCTCGAGGCCTGCGCCCCGCGCACGCCCCCGCCCGGCGACGGCAGCGCGCGCGTGCACCTGGGCGTGCCCTCCCTGGACGCCATGCTGCCGGAGGGCGTGAGCGCGGGCAGCCTCACCCTGGTGCTCGGCGCCTCGGGGGCGGGCAAGACGCTCTTGGGCCTGCACTTCCTCGCCGAGGGGCTCGCGCGCGGCGAGCCCGGCCTGCTCTTCAACTTCGAGGAGCCGCCCCTGCCCCTGCAGCGCAAGGCGCAGCGGCTGGGGCTGCAGCTCGGCGAGGGCTTCGCGCACCTGTGGCAGGCCCCCGTGGACGACACGCTGGATGCGCTGGCCGAGCGGCTGCTGGAGGCGGTGGAGCGCCTGGGCACGCGCCGGCTGGTGCTGGACGGGCTGGGCGGGCTGCAGGCCGCGGAGGGTGGGGCGCAGCGGCTGGGCACCTTCCTGCCCGCGCTGGTGCAGGTGCTGCGCCACCGCGGCGTCACCACGCTGCTCACCGCGCCCTCGAGCTTCGCCGGAGCGACCGGTGCCGAGCTCCCGGTGCTCCCGGCGGTCTCGGGCCTGGCCGACAACGCCGTGGTGCTGCGCCTGCTCGAGCACCACGCCCACACCCGCCGGCTCGTCAGCGTGCTCAAGGTGCGCGACGCGGGCTTCGACGCCGCGGTGCGCGAGTTCCGCATCGGTGCGCGCGGCCTCGAGGTGAGCACCCCGCTCGAGGGCAGTGAAGCGCTGCTCGCGGGGCTCACGCGCGAGCCCTCCCTCCCGGCGCCCGGCGCCGAGTCTGCGCCCGAGCTGCCATGA
- a CDS encoding DUF5985 family protein yields the protein MVYESLKLLLNGAVMMGYWTVALFFLRYWRSSRDRLFGFFALAFSIMGANSAAIALLRVDDERSYFLYVGRLVSFLVLLYAIWDKNRARAP from the coding sequence ATGGTGTACGAGAGCCTCAAGCTGCTGCTCAACGGCGCGGTGATGATGGGCTACTGGACCGTGGCGCTCTTCTTCCTGCGCTACTGGCGCAGCAGCCGCGACCGGCTCTTCGGCTTCTTCGCGCTCGCCTTCAGCATCATGGGCGCGAACAGCGCCGCCATCGCGCTCTTGCGCGTGGACGACGAGCGCAGCTACTTCCTCTACGTGGGCCGGCTCGTCTCGTTCCTCGTGCTGCTCTACGCCATCTGGGACAAGAACCGGGCGCGCGCGCCGTAG